A genomic region of Terriglobales bacterium contains the following coding sequences:
- a CDS encoding S9 family peptidase produces MKRLGSVAVCAFVALCVTTFSAASGPEDRTATNPKSLRSQANASAKPVPIDDLFLTHSIGGGAWSPNGEEIVFESNASGRTNVWKIHSDGSGAIQLTHSDDRQFAATWSPDGKWIVYQQDVGGAEIWDLFAVAAEGGNPVNLTKTEKIAESSPLWSPDGEKLAIAYKPKESPVTDIAILDWKSRQVTKLTNEQAQDHRWSAAGWSRDGKFILANRGNALFTDSDAYLIEVSTGKAEKLTAHDGQQLFEGDDLSSDGKTALISSNAKGGYFNVALLDVPTKKLRWVTDTQWDAHASSFSPDGKQYAYIINEDGRTHAFIGNTGTGTSQPVQMPEGLTDFTGNPTAFSPDGTKVLLNHQSSRRPNDLWTYSLSDGKSQQLTKSASDTIDAALLPQSQLVSYKSFDGTMISAFVWVPFNLKRDGTNAAVILPHGGPTGQTPDFFNRTAAALATRGYICIAPNVRGSTGYGRKFQEMNVKDLGGGDLQDEVFAVNFLKSSGYVDAKKVGITGGSYGGFMTLMAIGKTPDVWAAAVEEYGIINWLTMLQHEDAFLQQYEKSLLGDPEKDRQIYEDDSPLKYIRNEKAPLLVLQGENDPRVPKEEAEQVVEILKKEGRTVDVHYYPNEGHGFAKREDQIDALKRTADWFDKYLKNGNGKTKSEHEGH; encoded by the coding sequence ATGAAGAGGCTCGGATCTGTAGCCGTCTGCGCTTTTGTTGCGCTGTGTGTCACCACCTTCTCTGCCGCTTCAGGTCCAGAGGATCGGACCGCGACCAACCCGAAGAGCCTGCGCTCTCAGGCGAATGCATCTGCTAAGCCGGTTCCAATCGACGACTTGTTCCTCACGCACTCGATCGGCGGCGGAGCGTGGTCGCCGAACGGAGAGGAAATTGTTTTTGAAAGCAATGCGAGCGGGCGCACGAACGTTTGGAAGATTCATTCCGACGGAAGCGGCGCCATTCAACTCACCCACTCTGACGACCGCCAATTCGCTGCCACCTGGTCTCCCGATGGAAAGTGGATCGTCTATCAGCAGGATGTCGGCGGAGCCGAAATCTGGGATTTGTTCGCTGTGGCGGCTGAGGGCGGCAACCCTGTCAACCTCACCAAAACGGAAAAGATTGCCGAGAGCAGTCCCTTATGGTCGCCTGACGGCGAGAAGCTTGCAATTGCCTACAAACCAAAAGAGTCCCCTGTCACGGATATTGCCATTCTGGACTGGAAGAGCCGCCAGGTCACGAAGCTCACCAACGAGCAGGCACAGGATCACCGATGGAGCGCTGCTGGCTGGAGTCGAGACGGAAAATTCATTTTGGCGAACCGCGGGAATGCGCTCTTTACCGACAGCGATGCGTATCTGATCGAAGTGAGTACCGGCAAAGCGGAGAAACTCACGGCCCACGACGGGCAGCAGCTCTTTGAAGGCGACGACCTTTCTTCCGACGGCAAGACTGCGCTCATCTCCTCGAACGCGAAGGGCGGGTACTTCAATGTGGCTCTTCTTGACGTGCCGACCAAGAAGCTGCGCTGGGTAACCGATACGCAATGGGATGCGCACGCCAGCTCGTTTTCACCGGATGGGAAGCAATACGCCTACATCATTAACGAGGATGGACGCACACACGCGTTTATCGGCAATACCGGAACGGGAACATCGCAACCGGTGCAGATGCCCGAAGGACTTACCGACTTTACCGGAAATCCAACCGCCTTCTCTCCCGACGGAACGAAGGTACTGCTGAATCATCAGAGTTCACGGCGTCCAAACGATCTGTGGACATACTCCCTGAGCGATGGGAAATCGCAACAGCTCACGAAGTCGGCCAGCGACACCATCGATGCCGCTCTCCTGCCGCAGTCGCAGCTCGTGAGTTATAAAAGCTTCGACGGAACTATGATCAGTGCGTTTGTGTGGGTGCCATTCAATCTCAAGCGCGATGGCACGAATGCCGCTGTCATTCTTCCACACGGCGGTCCTACAGGCCAGACTCCTGACTTCTTCAATCGCACGGCTGCGGCGCTGGCCACGCGTGGATACATCTGCATTGCTCCCAATGTGCGCGGTTCGACCGGCTACGGAAGGAAGTTTCAGGAAATGAACGTAAAAGACCTCGGCGGTGGCGATCTTCAGGACGAAGTCTTTGCTGTGAACTTTCTCAAATCGAGCGGCTATGTTGACGCAAAGAAGGTCGGCATCACTGGCGGCTCTTACGGCGGTTTCATGACCTTGATGGCCATCGGCAAGACGCCGGACGTGTGGGCCGCGGCCGTCGAGGAGTACGGAATCATTAACTGGCTGACAATGCTGCAGCACGAAGATGCCTTTCTGCAGCAATACGAGAAGTCGTTGCTAGGCGATCCGGAAAAGGACCGCCAGATTTACGAAGACGATTCTCCATTGAAATACATTCGAAACGAAAAGGCGCCGCTGTTAGTGCTTCAGGGCGAGAACGATCCACGTGTACCAAAAGAGGAAGCTGAGCAGGTGGTCGAGATCCTGAAGAAAGAGGGGCGCACTGTTGACGTGCACTACTATCCGAACGAAGGACACGGCTTCGCTAAGCGCGAGGACCAGATCGACGCTCTCAAACGCACCGCCGATTGGTTCGATAAATACCTGAAGAACGGGAACGGCAAAACCAAGAGCGAACACGAAGGTCACTGA
- a CDS encoding YciI family protein produces MKFLSIYRTVERDVPPSAEEMAAMGKLIDKYMRSGALLATEGCLPSALGARVRLSNGKISVTDGPFTETKEVIGGFAILQAKSKQEAIEQAKEFLQVAGDGECEIRQVFEAGTCANAVAS; encoded by the coding sequence GTGAAATTCCTGAGTATTTACAGAACTGTTGAGCGCGACGTTCCGCCGTCAGCCGAAGAAATGGCCGCGATGGGCAAGCTGATCGACAAATACATGCGCTCGGGCGCATTGCTGGCAACGGAAGGCTGTTTGCCGAGCGCGTTAGGCGCGCGCGTGCGTTTGTCGAATGGGAAAATCAGCGTGACTGATGGACCATTCACGGAAACAAAAGAAGTAATCGGCGGCTTCGCCATTCTGCAAGCCAAATCGAAACAGGAAGCAATCGAGCAAGCGAAGGAATTCTTGCAAGTGGCAGGCGACGGCGAATGCGAGATTCGGCAAGTGTTCGAAGCCGGAACTTGCGCGAACGCAGTCGCTTCCTGA
- a CDS encoding YciI family protein — MRVMVIVKANKDSEAGVLPDKEILSKMGKYNEELAKAGIMLAGEGLQASSKGKRVKFSGSKRTITDGPFTETKELIAGFWVWKVKSIEEAVEWLKKAPFDGGTEIEIRPLHELEEFGEEFTPELRQQEERVRKQIATKK, encoded by the coding sequence ATGCGAGTAATGGTCATCGTAAAAGCGAACAAAGATTCCGAGGCAGGAGTTCTTCCCGACAAAGAAATTCTCAGCAAAATGGGCAAGTACAACGAAGAACTTGCTAAAGCGGGCATCATGCTCGCCGGCGAGGGTCTGCAGGCCTCGTCCAAAGGAAAACGCGTAAAGTTCTCCGGGTCAAAGCGCACCATCACCGACGGTCCGTTCACTGAGACAAAGGAGTTGATTGCAGGCTTCTGGGTTTGGAAGGTTAAGTCAATTGAGGAGGCAGTCGAATGGCTGAAGAAAGCTCCATTCGACGGCGGAACCGAGATTGAGATTCGTCCGTTGCATGAGCTAGAGGAGTTCGGCGAGGAGTTCACCCCCGAACTGCGACAGCAGGAAGAGCGGGTACGCAAGCAGATCGCAACGAAAAAATAG